The Henckelia pumila isolate YLH828 chromosome 2, ASM3356847v2, whole genome shotgun sequence genome includes a window with the following:
- the LOC140877502 gene encoding uncharacterized protein, whose amino-acid sequence MEFFYTLPNRNLSLKNVLCDLGSSINLMSHALANKLGICNIEPANISLKFADGSIKYPRGIVENVLVKIYQFIYHADFVILDMDENCEVPLILGRSFLAMSRALVDVEKGELVLRLNDEKVVFHMFKSASDSSNLKSCSAVNFIDVIHDVGECQQDIEGNLAF is encoded by the coding sequence atggagtttttctataccttgCCAAATAGGAATTTATCATTGAAGAATGTTTTGTGTGACTTAGGATCGAGCATAAATTTGATGTCTCATGCACTTGCTAATAAATTGGGTATATGCAACATTGAACCAGCaaatatttctcttaaatttgctgatggatctattaaataccCAAGGGGGATAGTTGAGAATGTCCTAGTGAAGATATATCAGTTTATTTATCATgctgattttgttattcttgacatggacgAAAATTGTGAGGTGCCTCTGATTTTAGGGCGTTCATTTTTAGCCATGAGCAGAGCATTAGTGGACGTTGAAAAGGGAGAGTTAGTGTTGAGGTTGAATGATGAGAAAGTTGTATTCCATATGTTTAAGTCGGCTAGTGATAGctcaaatttaaaatcttgctcTGCTGTCAATTTTATTGATGTGATTCATGATGTTGGGGAATGTCAGCAG